One Xiphophorus hellerii strain 12219 chromosome 1, Xiphophorus_hellerii-4.1, whole genome shotgun sequence DNA segment encodes these proteins:
- the naca gene encoding nascent polypeptide-associated complex subunit alpha isoform X10 — translation MPGEATETVPVTEQEMQQPQAETAPPPAPASTQQPQVASGPAKAKGKDAKSGQDYSAPKAVPGRRKRSSMSASSSSPTSPKSTPSSTPRSPVVSPLASPLASPLASSASSSPANRSAPKVVKAGKQGKAKKGETFEPAPVQVDHKVPDVKEKSEEPNLKKSMTTEAKAFPIETKSQPPPAFKVTPKPAVAAPISFSDAIASSPPKSGEKVASAKPVLLMVDDELPPLIPPEKLGKMQVSAPLVAKESTKPAMSPSEPRPKGATSAPPEVSKAKMGIEPKPLPVEAPKAAAPVKTVTQEVIKASPTDSKAKSAAGKTGQDKPAAAVKPADETKLISNTGPKQVEDIKVTKPNAGVKSTPPEVTKQAPEKGAVVVNKAQSVDLKATAAEAPKQAKPIAAEAPKADSETPKLVKPTEAPKADSETPKLVKQTEAPKKAKATSTEAPRPAPEVAKQATTETSKQAKQAAPEALKQAAAEAPKQAKQVPKQAKQESSEAPKQDRKEAPEAPKQAKQAAPEAPKQAKQAAPEAPKQAKQAAPEAPKQAKQAAPEAPKQPKQAAPEAPKQAKQASPEAPKQSKQAAPEAPKQAKQAAPEAPKQAKQAAPEAPIQAKQASPEAPKQAKQAASEAPKQAKQAASEAPKQAKQAASEAPKQAAPEAPKQAKQASPEAPKQAKQVAADAPKTSEASPLAKATAPDGAGQTKQAKPVEVPKQAKPTAAEAPKPATESPKPAKPKADEAPKQAKQTTEVPSKPALVEPIVPPPTPRKLTFAEAVAKPAPVKPDAEKISTAPSNHVISSKPAETPAKMESVIKDDNGSGTESDSDDSVPELEEQDSAQTQTQQAQLAAAAEIDEEPVSKAKQSRSEKKARKAMSKLGLRQVTGVTRVTIRKSKNILFVITKPDVYKSPASDTYIVFGEAKIEDLSQQAQLAAAEKFKVQGEATAKIQDNTQTPTVQEESEEEEVDETGVEVKDIELVMSQANVSRAKAVRALKNNNNDIVNAIMELTM, via the exons ATGCCTGGCGAAGCAACAGAAACGGTCCCAGTCACCGAGCAGGAGATGCAGCAGCCTCAAGCGGAGACTG CTCCGCCTCCTGCCCCAGCTTCCACCCAGCAACCTCAGGTAGCTTCTGGCCCCGCAAAGGCCAAAGGCAAAGATGCCAAGAGTGGGCAGGATTATTCTGCCCCAAAGGCTGTACCTGGCAGAAGAAAACGTTCCTCTATGtctgcctcttcctcctcacccACTTCACCTAAATCTACTCCCTCCTCTACTCCCCGGTCACCCGTGGTGTCACCTTTGGCATCACCTTTAGCATCACCTTTGGCTTCCTCGGCCAGTAGCTCCCCTGCCAATCGTTCTGCCCCAAAAGTGGTTAAGGCTGGCAAACAAGGAAAGGCTAAGAAAGGAGAGACATTTGAGCCTGCTCCTGTCCAGGTAGATCACAAAGTCCCAGACGTAAAGGAAAAGTCAGAGGAACCTAACTTGAAGAAATCTATGACTACTGAAGCTAAAGCTTTCCCAATTGAGACAAAATCTCAGCCACCCCCTGCATTTAAAGTCACCCCAAAGCCTGCTGTTGCAGCACCAATTTCATTCTCGGATGCTATTGCTTCAAGCCCCCCAAAATCTGGTGAAAAGGTTGCTTCTGCAAAACCCGTATTGCTTATGGTCGATGATGAGCTTCCTCCACTTATCCCACCTGAGAAGCTTGGTAAAATGCAAGTCTCTGCACCTCTTGTTGCCAAAGAGAGCACAAAGCCTGCTATGTCTCCTTCTGAACCTAGACCTAAAGGGGCTACTTCTGCTCCTCCAGAGGTCAGTAAAGCCAAGATGGGTATTGAACCCAAACCTTTGCCTGTCGAAGCTCCTAAGGCAGCAGCCCCAGTGAAAACTGTAACTCAGGAGGTCATTAAGGCTTCTCCTACAGATTCCAAGGCTAAATCTGCTGCTGGCAAGACTGGCCAAGacaaacctgctgctgctgtgaagcCAGCAGATGAGACCAAATTGATCTCTAACACAGGTCCTAAACAGGTTGAGGACATTAAAGTTACCAAGCCAAATGCTGGTGTAAAGTCAACCCCTCCTGAGGTTACCAAACAAGCACCCGAAAAGGGTGCTGTGGTAGTTAATAAGGCTCAGTCTGTTGACTTGaaggcaacagctgctgaggcCCCCAAACAAGCCAAACCAATAGCTGCTGAGGCACCTAAAGCAGATTCTGAGACTCCTAAACTGGTCAAACCAACCGAGGCACCCAAAGCAGATTCTGAGACTCCTAAACTGGTCAAACAAACCGAGGCACCCAAAAAGGCCAAAGCCACCTCCACTGAGGCACCTAGGCCAGCCCCGGAAGTGGCGAAGCAGGCGACCACCGAGACATCCAAACAGGCTAAGCAGGCAGCCCCCGAGGCACTCAAGCAAGCGGCTGCTGAGGCACCCAAACAAGCCAAGCAG GTGCCCAAACAGGCTAAGCAGGAGAGCTCTGAGGCACCCAAACAGGATAGAAAGGAGGCTCCCGAGGCACCCAAACAGGCTAAACAGGCGGCCCCCGAGGCACCCAAACAGGCTAAGCAGGCGGCCCCAGAGGCACCCAAACAGGCTAAGCAGGCGGCCCCAGAGGCACCCAAACAGGCTAAGCAGGCGGCTCCCGAGGCACCCAAACAGCCTAAGCAGGCGGCTCCCGAGGCACCCAAACAGGCTAAGCAGGCGTCTCCCGAGGCACCCAAACAG TCTAAGCAGGCGGCCCCCGAGGCACCCAAACAGGCTAAGCAGGCGGCCCCCGAGGCACCCAAACAGGCTAAGCAGGCGGCCCCCGAGGCACCCATACAGGCTAAGCAGGCGTCTCCCGAGGCACCCAAACAGGCTAAGCAG GCGGCGTCCGAGGCACCCAAACAGGCTAAGCAGGCGGCGTCCGAGGCACCCAAACAGGCTAAGCAG GCGGCGTCTGAGGCACCCAAACAGGCGGCCCCCGAGGCACCCAAACAGGCTAAGCAGGCGTCTCCCGAGGCACCCAAACAGGCTAAGCAGGTGGCTGCAGACGCCCCTAAAACATCTGAGGCTTCTCCATTGGCCAAAGCAACAGCCCCTGACGGTGCAGGCCAAACCAAGCAGGCCAAACCAGTCGAGGTGCCCAAACAAGCCAAACCAACTGCTGCTGAAGCACCTAAACCAGCTACTGAGAGTCCTAAACCAGCTAAACCAAAGGCTGATGAGGCACCTAAACAAGCGAAGCAAACTACTGAAGTTCCCTCAAAACCTGCTCTAGTTGAGCCTATTGTTCCGCCCCCAACCCCACGTAAACTTACTTTTGCCGAGGCAGTTGCAAAACCTGCACCTGTCAAGCCTGACGCTGAGAAAATCAGCACTGCTCCCTCTAATCATGTCATATCATCTAAACCTGCTGAAACCCCAGCCAAGATGGAGTCTGTGATCAAGGACGACAATG GATCTGGCACAGAGTCGGACAGTGATGACTCAGTTCCTGAGCTGGAAGAACAGGACTCTGCACAGACACAGACGCAACAAGCTCAG cttgcagctgctgctgaaataGACGAAGAGCCAGTAAGCAAAGCCAAACAGAGCCGCAGTGAAAAGAAGGCACGAAAG GCCATGTCAAAGCTTGGCCTCAGGCAGGTAACAGGGGTCACCAGGGTCACCATTCGCAAATCAAAGAACATCTTGTTCGTCATCACCAAACCAGATGTCTACAAGAGCCCTGCGTCAGATACATACATCGTCTTCGGTGAAGCTAAG ATTGAAGATCTTTCTCAGCAAGCCCAGCTGGCTGCAGCAGAAAAGTTCAAGGTACAGGGAGAAGCTACAGCAAAGATCCAGGACAACACACAGACGCCCACAGTACAGGAGGAAAGCGAAGAGGAAGAG GTTGATGAGACCGGGGTCGAGGTGAAGGACATCGAACTCGTCATGTCACAAGCCAACGTGTCGCGGGCAAAGGCTGTACGCGccctgaaaaacaacaacaacgacaTTGTCAACGCTATTATG GAGTTGACGATGTAA
- the naca gene encoding nascent polypeptide-associated complex subunit alpha isoform X17, which yields MPGEATETVPVTEQEMQQPQAETAPPPAPASTQQPQVASGPAKAKGKDAKSGQDYSAPKAVPGRRKRSSMSASSSSPTSPKSTPSSTPRSPVVSPLASPLASPLASSASSSPANRSAPKVVKAGKQGKAKKGETFEPAPVQVDHKVPDVKEKSEEPNLKKSMTTEAKAFPIETKSQPPPAFKVTPKPAVAAPISFSDAIASSPPKSGEKVASAKPVLLMVDDELPPLIPPEKLGKMQVSAPLVAKESTKPAMSPSEPRPKGATSAPPEVSKAKMGIEPKPLPVEAPKAAAPVKTVTQEVIKASPTDSKAKSAAGKTGQDKPAAAVKPADETKLISNTGPKQVEDIKVTKPNAGVKSTPPEVTKQAPEKGAVVVNKAQSVDLKATAAEAPKQAKPIAAEAPKADSETPKLVKPTEAPKADSETPKLVKQTEAPKKAKATSTEAPRPAPEVAKQATTETSKQAKQAAPEALKQAAAEAPKQAKQVPKQAKQESSEAPKQDRKEAPEAPKQAKQAAPEAPKQAKQAAPEAPKQAKQAAPEAPKQAKQAAPEAPKQPKQAAPEAPKQAKQASPEAPKQAKQESPEASKQDRKETPEAPKQAASEAPIQSKQAAPEAPKQAKQAAPEAPKQAKQAAPEAPIQAKQASPEAPKQAKQVAADAPKTSEASPLAKATAPDGAGQTKQAKPVEVPKQAKPTAAEAPKPATESPKPAKPKADEAPKQAKQTTEVPSKPALVEPIVPPPTPRKLTFAEAVAKPAPVKPDAEKISTAPSNHVISSKPAETPAKMESVIKDDNGSGTESDSDDSVPELEEQDSAQTQTQQAQLAAAAEIDEEPVSKAKQSRSEKKARKAMSKLGLRQVTGVTRVTIRKSKNILFVITKPDVYKSPASDTYIVFGEAKIEDLSQQAQLAAAEKFKVQGEATAKIQDNTQTPTVQEESEEEEVDETGVEVKDIELVMSQANVSRAKAVRALKNNNNDIVNAIMELTM from the exons ATGCCTGGCGAAGCAACAGAAACGGTCCCAGTCACCGAGCAGGAGATGCAGCAGCCTCAAGCGGAGACTG CTCCGCCTCCTGCCCCAGCTTCCACCCAGCAACCTCAGGTAGCTTCTGGCCCCGCAAAGGCCAAAGGCAAAGATGCCAAGAGTGGGCAGGATTATTCTGCCCCAAAGGCTGTACCTGGCAGAAGAAAACGTTCCTCTATGtctgcctcttcctcctcacccACTTCACCTAAATCTACTCCCTCCTCTACTCCCCGGTCACCCGTGGTGTCACCTTTGGCATCACCTTTAGCATCACCTTTGGCTTCCTCGGCCAGTAGCTCCCCTGCCAATCGTTCTGCCCCAAAAGTGGTTAAGGCTGGCAAACAAGGAAAGGCTAAGAAAGGAGAGACATTTGAGCCTGCTCCTGTCCAGGTAGATCACAAAGTCCCAGACGTAAAGGAAAAGTCAGAGGAACCTAACTTGAAGAAATCTATGACTACTGAAGCTAAAGCTTTCCCAATTGAGACAAAATCTCAGCCACCCCCTGCATTTAAAGTCACCCCAAAGCCTGCTGTTGCAGCACCAATTTCATTCTCGGATGCTATTGCTTCAAGCCCCCCAAAATCTGGTGAAAAGGTTGCTTCTGCAAAACCCGTATTGCTTATGGTCGATGATGAGCTTCCTCCACTTATCCCACCTGAGAAGCTTGGTAAAATGCAAGTCTCTGCACCTCTTGTTGCCAAAGAGAGCACAAAGCCTGCTATGTCTCCTTCTGAACCTAGACCTAAAGGGGCTACTTCTGCTCCTCCAGAGGTCAGTAAAGCCAAGATGGGTATTGAACCCAAACCTTTGCCTGTCGAAGCTCCTAAGGCAGCAGCCCCAGTGAAAACTGTAACTCAGGAGGTCATTAAGGCTTCTCCTACAGATTCCAAGGCTAAATCTGCTGCTGGCAAGACTGGCCAAGacaaacctgctgctgctgtgaagcCAGCAGATGAGACCAAATTGATCTCTAACACAGGTCCTAAACAGGTTGAGGACATTAAAGTTACCAAGCCAAATGCTGGTGTAAAGTCAACCCCTCCTGAGGTTACCAAACAAGCACCCGAAAAGGGTGCTGTGGTAGTTAATAAGGCTCAGTCTGTTGACTTGaaggcaacagctgctgaggcCCCCAAACAAGCCAAACCAATAGCTGCTGAGGCACCTAAAGCAGATTCTGAGACTCCTAAACTGGTCAAACCAACCGAGGCACCCAAAGCAGATTCTGAGACTCCTAAACTGGTCAAACAAACCGAGGCACCCAAAAAGGCCAAAGCCACCTCCACTGAGGCACCTAGGCCAGCCCCGGAAGTGGCGAAGCAGGCGACCACCGAGACATCCAAACAGGCTAAGCAGGCAGCCCCCGAGGCACTCAAGCAAGCGGCTGCTGAGGCACCCAAACAAGCCAAGCAG GTGCCCAAACAGGCTAAGCAGGAGAGCTCTGAGGCACCCAAACAGGATAGAAAGGAGGCTCCCGAGGCACCCAAACAGGCTAAACAGGCGGCCCCCGAGGCACCCAAACAGGCTAAGCAGGCGGCCCCAGAGGCACCCAAACAGGCTAAGCAGGCGGCCCCAGAGGCACCCAAACAGGCTAAGCAGGCGGCTCCCGAGGCACCCAAACAGCCTAAGCAGGCGGCTCCCGAGGCACCCAAACAGGCTAAGCAGGCGTCTCCCGAGGCACCCAAACAGGCTAAGCAGGAGAGCCCTGAGGCATCCAAACAGGATAGAAAGGAGACTCCCGAGGCACCCAAACAGGCGGCCTCCGAGGCACCCATACAGTCTAAGCAGGCGGCCCCCGAGGCACCCAAACAGGCTAAGCAGGCGGCCCCCGAGGCACCCAAACAGGCTAAGCAGGCGGCCCCCGAGGCACCCATACAGGCTAAGCAGGCGTCTCCCGAGGCACCCAAACAGGCTAAGCAG GTGGCTGCAGACGCCCCTAAAACATCTGAGGCTTCTCCATTGGCCAAAGCAACAGCCCCTGACGGTGCAGGCCAAACCAAGCAGGCCAAACCAGTCGAGGTGCCCAAACAAGCCAAACCAACTGCTGCTGAAGCACCTAAACCAGCTACTGAGAGTCCTAAACCAGCTAAACCAAAGGCTGATGAGGCACCTAAACAAGCGAAGCAAACTACTGAAGTTCCCTCAAAACCTGCTCTAGTTGAGCCTATTGTTCCGCCCCCAACCCCACGTAAACTTACTTTTGCCGAGGCAGTTGCAAAACCTGCACCTGTCAAGCCTGACGCTGAGAAAATCAGCACTGCTCCCTCTAATCATGTCATATCATCTAAACCTGCTGAAACCCCAGCCAAGATGGAGTCTGTGATCAAGGACGACAATG GATCTGGCACAGAGTCGGACAGTGATGACTCAGTTCCTGAGCTGGAAGAACAGGACTCTGCACAGACACAGACGCAACAAGCTCAG cttgcagctgctgctgaaataGACGAAGAGCCAGTAAGCAAAGCCAAACAGAGCCGCAGTGAAAAGAAGGCACGAAAG GCCATGTCAAAGCTTGGCCTCAGGCAGGTAACAGGGGTCACCAGGGTCACCATTCGCAAATCAAAGAACATCTTGTTCGTCATCACCAAACCAGATGTCTACAAGAGCCCTGCGTCAGATACATACATCGTCTTCGGTGAAGCTAAG ATTGAAGATCTTTCTCAGCAAGCCCAGCTGGCTGCAGCAGAAAAGTTCAAGGTACAGGGAGAAGCTACAGCAAAGATCCAGGACAACACACAGACGCCCACAGTACAGGAGGAAAGCGAAGAGGAAGAG GTTGATGAGACCGGGGTCGAGGTGAAGGACATCGAACTCGTCATGTCACAAGCCAACGTGTCGCGGGCAAAGGCTGTACGCGccctgaaaaacaacaacaacgacaTTGTCAACGCTATTATG GAGTTGACGATGTAA
- the naca gene encoding nascent polypeptide-associated complex subunit alpha isoform X7, with protein sequence MPGEATETVPVTEQEMQQPQAETAPPPAPASTQQPQVASGPAKAKGKDAKSGQDYSAPKAVPGRRKRSSMSASSSSPTSPKSTPSSTPRSPVVSPLASPLASPLASSASSSPANRSAPKVVKAGKQGKAKKGETFEPAPVQVDHKVPDVKEKSEEPNLKKSMTTEAKAFPIETKSQPPPAFKVTPKPAVAAPISFSDAIASSPPKSGEKVASAKPVLLMVDDELPPLIPPEKLGKMQVSAPLVAKESTKPAMSPSEPRPKGATSAPPEVSKAKMGIEPKPLPVEAPKAAAPVKTVTQEVIKASPTDSKAKSAAGKTGQDKPAAAVKPADETKLISNTGPKQVEDIKVTKPNAGVKSTPPEVTKQAPEKGAVVVNKAQSVDLKATAAEAPKQAKPIAAEAPKADSETPKLVKPTEAPKADSETPKLVKQTEAPKKAKATSTEAPRPAPEVAKQATTETSKQAKQAAPEALKQAAAEAPKQAKQVPKQAKQESSEAPKQDRKEAPEAPKQAKQAAPEAPKQAKQAAPEAPKQAKQAAPEAPKQAKQAAPEAPKQPKQAAPEAPKQAKQASPEAPKQAKQESPEASKQDRKETPEAPKQAKQAAPEAPKQAKQAAPEAPIQAKQASPEAPKQAKQAASEAPKQAKQAASEAPKQAKQAASEAPKQAAPEAPKQAKQASPEAPKQAKQVAADAPKTSEASPLAKATAPDGAGQTKQAKPVEVPKQAKPTAAEAPKPATESPKPAKPKADEAPKQAKQTTEVPSKPALVEPIVPPPTPRKLTFAEAVAKPAPVKPDAEKISTAPSNHVISSKPAETPAKMESVIKDDNGSGTESDSDDSVPELEEQDSAQTQTQQAQLAAAAEIDEEPVSKAKQSRSEKKARKAMSKLGLRQVTGVTRVTIRKSKNILFVITKPDVYKSPASDTYIVFGEAKIEDLSQQAQLAAAEKFKVQGEATAKIQDNTQTPTVQEESEEEEVDETGVEVKDIELVMSQANVSRAKAVRALKNNNNDIVNAIMELTM encoded by the exons ATGCCTGGCGAAGCAACAGAAACGGTCCCAGTCACCGAGCAGGAGATGCAGCAGCCTCAAGCGGAGACTG CTCCGCCTCCTGCCCCAGCTTCCACCCAGCAACCTCAGGTAGCTTCTGGCCCCGCAAAGGCCAAAGGCAAAGATGCCAAGAGTGGGCAGGATTATTCTGCCCCAAAGGCTGTACCTGGCAGAAGAAAACGTTCCTCTATGtctgcctcttcctcctcacccACTTCACCTAAATCTACTCCCTCCTCTACTCCCCGGTCACCCGTGGTGTCACCTTTGGCATCACCTTTAGCATCACCTTTGGCTTCCTCGGCCAGTAGCTCCCCTGCCAATCGTTCTGCCCCAAAAGTGGTTAAGGCTGGCAAACAAGGAAAGGCTAAGAAAGGAGAGACATTTGAGCCTGCTCCTGTCCAGGTAGATCACAAAGTCCCAGACGTAAAGGAAAAGTCAGAGGAACCTAACTTGAAGAAATCTATGACTACTGAAGCTAAAGCTTTCCCAATTGAGACAAAATCTCAGCCACCCCCTGCATTTAAAGTCACCCCAAAGCCTGCTGTTGCAGCACCAATTTCATTCTCGGATGCTATTGCTTCAAGCCCCCCAAAATCTGGTGAAAAGGTTGCTTCTGCAAAACCCGTATTGCTTATGGTCGATGATGAGCTTCCTCCACTTATCCCACCTGAGAAGCTTGGTAAAATGCAAGTCTCTGCACCTCTTGTTGCCAAAGAGAGCACAAAGCCTGCTATGTCTCCTTCTGAACCTAGACCTAAAGGGGCTACTTCTGCTCCTCCAGAGGTCAGTAAAGCCAAGATGGGTATTGAACCCAAACCTTTGCCTGTCGAAGCTCCTAAGGCAGCAGCCCCAGTGAAAACTGTAACTCAGGAGGTCATTAAGGCTTCTCCTACAGATTCCAAGGCTAAATCTGCTGCTGGCAAGACTGGCCAAGacaaacctgctgctgctgtgaagcCAGCAGATGAGACCAAATTGATCTCTAACACAGGTCCTAAACAGGTTGAGGACATTAAAGTTACCAAGCCAAATGCTGGTGTAAAGTCAACCCCTCCTGAGGTTACCAAACAAGCACCCGAAAAGGGTGCTGTGGTAGTTAATAAGGCTCAGTCTGTTGACTTGaaggcaacagctgctgaggcCCCCAAACAAGCCAAACCAATAGCTGCTGAGGCACCTAAAGCAGATTCTGAGACTCCTAAACTGGTCAAACCAACCGAGGCACCCAAAGCAGATTCTGAGACTCCTAAACTGGTCAAACAAACCGAGGCACCCAAAAAGGCCAAAGCCACCTCCACTGAGGCACCTAGGCCAGCCCCGGAAGTGGCGAAGCAGGCGACCACCGAGACATCCAAACAGGCTAAGCAGGCAGCCCCCGAGGCACTCAAGCAAGCGGCTGCTGAGGCACCCAAACAAGCCAAGCAG GTGCCCAAACAGGCTAAGCAGGAGAGCTCTGAGGCACCCAAACAGGATAGAAAGGAGGCTCCCGAGGCACCCAAACAGGCTAAACAGGCGGCCCCCGAGGCACCCAAACAGGCTAAGCAGGCGGCCCCAGAGGCACCCAAACAGGCTAAGCAGGCGGCCCCAGAGGCACCCAAACAGGCTAAGCAGGCGGCTCCCGAGGCACCCAAACAGCCTAAGCAGGCGGCTCCCGAGGCACCCAAACAGGCTAAGCAGGCGTCTCCCGAGGCACCCAAACAGGCTAAGCAGGAGAGCCCTGAGGCATCCAAACAGGATAGAAAGGAGACTCCCGAG GCACCCAAACAGGCTAAGCAGGCGGCCCCCGAGGCACCCAAACAGGCTAAGCAGGCGGCCCCCGAGGCACCCATACAGGCTAAGCAGGCGTCTCCCGAGGCACCCAAACAGGCTAAGCAG GCGGCGTCCGAGGCACCCAAACAGGCTAAGCAGGCGGCGTCCGAGGCACCCAAACAGGCTAAGCAG GCGGCGTCTGAGGCACCCAAACAGGCGGCCCCCGAGGCACCCAAACAGGCTAAGCAGGCGTCTCCCGAGGCACCCAAACAGGCTAAGCAGGTGGCTGCAGACGCCCCTAAAACATCTGAGGCTTCTCCATTGGCCAAAGCAACAGCCCCTGACGGTGCAGGCCAAACCAAGCAGGCCAAACCAGTCGAGGTGCCCAAACAAGCCAAACCAACTGCTGCTGAAGCACCTAAACCAGCTACTGAGAGTCCTAAACCAGCTAAACCAAAGGCTGATGAGGCACCTAAACAAGCGAAGCAAACTACTGAAGTTCCCTCAAAACCTGCTCTAGTTGAGCCTATTGTTCCGCCCCCAACCCCACGTAAACTTACTTTTGCCGAGGCAGTTGCAAAACCTGCACCTGTCAAGCCTGACGCTGAGAAAATCAGCACTGCTCCCTCTAATCATGTCATATCATCTAAACCTGCTGAAACCCCAGCCAAGATGGAGTCTGTGATCAAGGACGACAATG GATCTGGCACAGAGTCGGACAGTGATGACTCAGTTCCTGAGCTGGAAGAACAGGACTCTGCACAGACACAGACGCAACAAGCTCAG cttgcagctgctgctgaaataGACGAAGAGCCAGTAAGCAAAGCCAAACAGAGCCGCAGTGAAAAGAAGGCACGAAAG GCCATGTCAAAGCTTGGCCTCAGGCAGGTAACAGGGGTCACCAGGGTCACCATTCGCAAATCAAAGAACATCTTGTTCGTCATCACCAAACCAGATGTCTACAAGAGCCCTGCGTCAGATACATACATCGTCTTCGGTGAAGCTAAG ATTGAAGATCTTTCTCAGCAAGCCCAGCTGGCTGCAGCAGAAAAGTTCAAGGTACAGGGAGAAGCTACAGCAAAGATCCAGGACAACACACAGACGCCCACAGTACAGGAGGAAAGCGAAGAGGAAGAG GTTGATGAGACCGGGGTCGAGGTGAAGGACATCGAACTCGTCATGTCACAAGCCAACGTGTCGCGGGCAAAGGCTGTACGCGccctgaaaaacaacaacaacgacaTTGTCAACGCTATTATG GAGTTGACGATGTAA